One window of Lytechinus variegatus isolate NC3 chromosome 2, Lvar_3.0, whole genome shotgun sequence genomic DNA carries:
- the LOC121406939 gene encoding transcription elongation factor SPT4-like, protein MFDRDRLLRAFESQPRQRGPESNLPNPAHQATSVPMFSRVTIRSDLPPKLKKERGRLAAEAYRLRRQEKVSTRIRLVGSKTPYKQKLREGPGSGSEIRINLRIHFWPFQREIPLINAIKMDVVPTGMRGLRACLVCSLVKTADQFETDGCDNCAEFLQMKNNRDMVFDCTSPTFDGLISLMSPEDSWVAKWQRINRCVKGCYAVSVTGELPKGMKQELKSRGVIYKSRDTSVKS, encoded by the exons ATGTTTGACAGAGACCGCCTACTTCGCGCCTTTGAATCTCAACCGCGCCAGAGAGGCCCCGAGTCTAATCTACCAAACCCAGCTCATCAGGCGACAAGTGTCCCGATGTTCTCTCGCGTCACCATCCGCAGTGACCTCCCCCCTAAGCTGAAGAAGGAACGCGGACGCCTTGCCGCAGAAGCTTATCGACTCCGGCGGCAAGAGAAAGTTTCGACGCGAATTCGTCTTGTCGGATCCAAG acACCTTACAAGCAAAAATTACGCGAAGGTCCAGGATCAGGATCAGAAATAAGGATCAACTTACGGATACATTTCTGGCCATTCCAACGAGAAATACCACTCATTAACGCCATAAAAATGGATGTTGTACCAACTGGAATGCGAGGCCTTAGGGCGTGCCTAGTTTGCTCACTTGTAAAG ACTGCTGACCAATTTGAGACTGATGGATGTGACAATTGTGCAGAGTTCTTACAGATGAAAAACAACAGGGATATGGTATTTGATTGTACAAGTCCAACATTTGATGG TCTGATTTCTTTGATGAGTCCTGAAGATAGCTGGGTAGCCAAGTGGCAGAGGATAA ATCGTTGTGTCAAAGGATGTTATGCGGTATCTGTAACGGGGGAGCTACCCAAAGGCATGAAGCAAGAGCTGAAAAGCAGAGGAGTCATCTACAAGTCAAGAGATACGAGTGTCAAATCATGA